One Ranitomeya imitator isolate aRanImi1 chromosome 4, aRanImi1.pri, whole genome shotgun sequence genomic window, aaaaacaaacactacatacttacctacagccgtctgtcctccagcgctgtgctctgcttctctgcactcctcctgtactggctgtgagcacagcggccggaaagcagagcggtgacgtcaccgctctgctttccggctgaccgacgctcacagccagtacaggaggagtgcagagcagagcgccggggacagacagcggtaggtaagtatgtagtgtttgttttttttaacttttaggatggtaaccagggtaaacatcgggttactaagcgcggccctgcgcttagttacccgatgtttaccctggttaccagtgaagacatcgctgaatcggtgtcacacacgccgattcagcgatgtctgcggggagtccagcgaccaaataaagttctggactttcttccccgaccagcaacagcacagcaggggcctgatcgctgctgcctgtcacactggacgatatcgctagcgaggacgctgcaacgtcacggatcgctagcgatatcgtctagtgtgacggtacctttactgtaaatGTGCTCACTCCATGGTTGCAATATGATTAGCAGTCTGTTGAAGGTCTGTCTTGCATATTATGATAACAGTGTGAATTTGTCTCTTGAGCTTTTAGAAATATACAAAATTGTAAGGATGAACACATCGGAATGTTACTATGTTCCATGTCATTTTACAGCTACTGTAAACGGCAAATTGGACCACCCAAATGAGAAATTAGATTTACATTCCTTCATATATGCTGATAAATCAGATTCCAGTGCCAGAAGCAGTTACACTTATGTTAAGACAACATGAACATCTGTCAAAATGGAAGCTTTGAATATGATTTTCACATTGCCGCCTTCTCAATGTCGTCAGATCAACTTCAAGTATTTTTTggcattttaattatttattttattactatGTTGGGAAACTTAACAATTATGTTTCTTGTGTGTTTGGTCCCAAAATTACACACCCCAATGTATTTCTTCTTGTGTAACCTTGCCATTGCAGATGTCACATCCACTTCTACTTCTGTCCCTCGTCTACTTTTTATCACATGGACCCCGGATCACAGGATCTCTTTTAGTTGCTGTATGACTCAATTATGTTTCTACATTTTATGTGTTGATGGTGATGTTTTCTTGCTGACATCGATGGCCTATGATCGCTATGTGGCGATATGTAAACCATTACAATATTTCATAATAATGAGAAAGAACGTGTATATTGGAATGGCCACTGCCTGTTGGATACTTGGTGTAATAAATTCTCTATTACATACATTACTGACATCTTTACTACAATTCTGTTATACTAATGtaattaacaattttttttgtgaTCTAAATTCATTACTTGATCTTTCCTCTACTGACACTCACAGCCAGAAATTTTTCATA contains:
- the LOC138674652 gene encoding olfactory receptor 5AR1-like, which codes for MNICQNGSFEYDFHIAAFSMSSDQLQVFFGILIIYFITMLGNLTIMFLVCLVPKLHTPMYFFLCNLAIADVTSTSTSVPRLLFITWTPDHRISFSCCMTQLCFYILCVDGDVFLLTSMAYDRYVAICKPLQYFIIMRKNVYIGMATACWILGVINSLLHTLLTSLLQFCYTNVINNFFCDLNSLLDLSSTDTHSQKFFIFFEICGIFLVQFILTIISYVFIFSAILKIRSSAGRMKAFSSCTSHIITVILFYGPSTFLYMKSESKDSKDQDVLLSLLYIVVVPMLNPLVYSLRNKDVWEAIVILINQRMLRF